A region from the Paraburkholderia youngii genome encodes:
- a CDS encoding multifunctional CCA addition/repair protein, with product MNIYAVGGAVRDELLGVPVQDRDYVVVGATPEQMVAQGYRPVGKDFPVFLHPQTHEEYALARTERKTAAGYHGFQFFYAPDVTLEEDLARRDLTINAMAREVRPDGALTGPVIDPFNGQADLQARLFRHVSDAFLEDPVRILRIARFAARFVDFMVAPETLALMREMVADGEADALVAERVWQEVSRGLMEKKPSRMFDVLRDCGALARILPEIDALFGVPQRADYHPEVDTGVHVMMVLDHAAQQGYTLPVRFAALTHDLGKATTPEEQLPRHIGHEGRSVDLLKPLCERLRVPNECRDLAMLVAREHGNIHRVMEMGAAALVRLLERSDAIRKPARFAEALQACESDARGRLGLEMSEYPQAERLRVALVAARGVDAGAVAKRLADAPAGIKDAVHEERVRAVQAALA from the coding sequence ATGAATATCTATGCAGTAGGTGGCGCGGTCCGCGACGAGCTGCTCGGCGTACCGGTGCAGGACCGCGACTATGTGGTGGTGGGCGCGACGCCCGAGCAGATGGTCGCGCAGGGCTATCGGCCGGTGGGCAAGGACTTTCCGGTATTCCTGCATCCGCAGACGCACGAGGAGTACGCGCTCGCGCGCACCGAGCGCAAGACGGCGGCCGGTTATCACGGCTTCCAGTTTTTTTATGCGCCCGACGTGACGCTCGAAGAAGACCTTGCGCGCCGCGATCTGACGATCAACGCGATGGCGCGCGAGGTGCGCCCGGACGGTGCGCTGACCGGCCCCGTCATCGATCCGTTCAACGGCCAGGCGGACTTGCAAGCGCGGCTCTTTCGCCATGTCAGCGATGCGTTCCTCGAAGATCCGGTGCGGATTCTGCGCATCGCGCGTTTCGCGGCGCGCTTCGTCGATTTCATGGTCGCGCCGGAAACGCTGGCGCTGATGCGCGAGATGGTCGCCGACGGTGAAGCCGATGCACTGGTGGCCGAGCGCGTGTGGCAGGAAGTATCGCGCGGACTGATGGAGAAGAAGCCGTCGCGGATGTTCGACGTGCTGCGCGACTGCGGCGCGCTCGCGCGGATTCTGCCGGAGATCGATGCGTTGTTCGGCGTGCCGCAGCGCGCCGACTATCACCCCGAAGTCGATACCGGTGTTCACGTGATGATGGTGCTGGACCATGCCGCGCAGCAGGGCTACACGCTGCCGGTGCGCTTCGCGGCGCTGACACACGACCTCGGCAAGGCGACCACGCCCGAGGAGCAACTGCCGCGGCACATCGGCCACGAGGGCCGCAGCGTCGATCTGCTGAAGCCGCTGTGCGAGCGGCTGCGCGTGCCAAATGAATGCCGCGATCTGGCGATGCTGGTCGCGCGCGAGCACGGCAACATTCATCGCGTGATGGAGATGGGGGCGGCGGCGCTGGTGCGCCTGCTCGAGCGCAGCGACGCGATCAGGAAGCCGGCGCGCTTCGCCGAGGCGCTGCAGGCCTGCGAGTCCGATGCGCGCGGGCGGCTCGGCCTCGAGATGAGCGAGTACCCGCAGGCCGAGCGGCTGAGGGTGGCGTTGGTGGCCGCGCGAGGCGTGGATGCGGGAGCGGTGGCCAAGCGGCTCGCCGATGCACCGGCCGGCATCAAGGACGCCGTGCATGAGGAGCGGGTGCGCGCGGTGCAAGCGGCGCTTGCCTGA
- a CDS encoding DUF2905 domain-containing protein → MIRWLLTTFVAVAVLSSCWPWLRKLGIGRMPGDVTLRLFGREYPFPFMSTLVLSILLSLLARVL, encoded by the coding sequence ATGATTCGCTGGCTGTTGACTACCTTCGTCGCCGTCGCGGTGCTGTCGTCGTGCTGGCCGTGGCTGCGGAAGCTCGGCATCGGCCGGATGCCCGGCGACGTGACCTTGCGGCTGTTCGGCCGCGAGTATCCGTTTCCGTTCATGTCGACGCTGGTGCTGTCGATTCTGTTGTCGCTGTTGGCGCGGGTGTTGTAG
- a CDS encoding class I SAM-dependent methyltransferase yields the protein MNPKAHQPDSLPAPGPSALAQSDALVAEIRAQLDAAGGWLPFDRYMERALYAPGLGYYSGGARKFGLRADDGSDFVTAPELSPLFAATLARPVAEALEASGTREVMEFGAGTGKLAAGLLNALDTLGAEFDSYSIVDLSGELRERQRETIAAAAPALLAKVRWLDALPERFEGVVIGNEVLDAMPVRLFAQNGGVWHERGVVWRDGAFAFDDRPVAAAADRALLTEIDTDRENAGDGYVTETHEAARGFTRTICTMLARGAILLIDYGFPRHEYYHDQRSQGTLMCHYRHRAHGDPFLYPGLQDITAHVEFTGIAEAGVDTGADLLGFTSQARFLLNAGVTEVLGEIDPADTRRFLPAANAVQKLLSEAEMGELFKVIAFSRGLDDTLRAFSSGDRSHTL from the coding sequence ATGAATCCGAAAGCTCACCAACCCGATAGTTTACCTGCTCCCGGCCCGAGCGCGCTCGCGCAGTCCGACGCGCTCGTCGCCGAGATCCGCGCCCAGCTCGACGCGGCCGGCGGCTGGCTGCCGTTCGACCGCTACATGGAGCGCGCTTTGTACGCGCCGGGGCTCGGCTACTACAGCGGCGGTGCACGCAAATTCGGCCTGCGCGCCGACGACGGCAGCGACTTCGTCACCGCGCCGGAATTGTCACCGCTGTTCGCCGCGACGCTCGCGCGCCCGGTCGCGGAAGCGTTGGAGGCGAGCGGCACGCGCGAGGTGATGGAGTTCGGCGCCGGCACCGGCAAGCTCGCCGCGGGGCTGCTCAATGCGCTCGACACCCTCGGCGCCGAATTCGACAGCTATTCGATCGTCGATCTGTCGGGTGAGCTGCGCGAGCGGCAGCGCGAAACGATCGCGGCGGCCGCGCCCGCGCTGCTCGCCAAAGTGCGCTGGCTCGACGCATTGCCGGAGCGCTTCGAAGGCGTGGTGATCGGCAATGAGGTGCTCGATGCGATGCCGGTGCGGCTCTTCGCGCAAAACGGCGGTGTCTGGCACGAGCGCGGCGTGGTCTGGCGCGACGGCGCATTCGCATTCGACGACCGCCCCGTCGCGGCCGCCGCGGACCGCGCGCTGCTGACCGAAATCGATACTGATCGCGAGAATGCCGGCGACGGCTATGTGACCGAAACGCACGAAGCCGCCCGCGGTTTCACGCGCACCATCTGCACGATGCTCGCGCGCGGCGCGATCTTGCTGATCGACTACGGCTTTCCGCGCCACGAGTACTACCACGACCAGCGCTCGCAGGGCACGCTGATGTGCCACTACCGGCATCGCGCGCACGGCGACCCGTTCCTGTACCCCGGTCTGCAGGACATCACCGCGCACGTCGAATTCACTGGCATCGCCGAGGCGGGCGTCGACACCGGCGCGGATCTGCTCGGCTTCACTTCGCAAGCGCGCTTCCTGCTGAACGCGGGCGTCACCGAGGTGCTCGGCGAAATCGATCCCGCCGACACCAGGCGTTTTCTGCCCGCAGCCAACGCGGTACAGAAGCTGCTGTCCGAGGCGGAGATGGGCGAACTCTTCAAGGTGATCGCGTTTTCACGCGGACTCGACGATACGCTGCGCGCCTTTTCGAGCGGCGACCGCTCGCATACGCTGTGA
- a CDS encoding SDR family oxidoreductase, whose translation MTVSPDIAARAAEAPTEPPRVVLITGAARRIGRALALGFAARGWDVAVHYGASREDADEVVAQIVALGRRAVALHAELGDEAQVARLLPDCTAALGRPSCIVNNASRFEEDTARDVGYDLLLKLTAMNVGAPLVLARMLYDATPDAALRDESQRSVVINVLDQKLYNMNPDYLSYTLSKAALQTATVALAQALAPKVRVVGLAPGLTMQSGDQTQHGFEAAHRMTPLGRASRPEDIVAAALYLADAAGVTGTTLVVDGGQHLVPLPRDVMFLTGA comes from the coding sequence ATGACCGTTTCTCCGGACATCGCTGCCCGCGCGGCCGAAGCGCCGACTGAACCGCCCCGCGTCGTGCTGATTACCGGCGCCGCGCGCCGCATCGGGCGTGCGCTCGCGCTCGGCTTTGCCGCACGCGGCTGGGACGTGGCCGTGCACTATGGCGCCTCGCGTGAGGATGCCGACGAAGTGGTCGCACAGATCGTCGCGCTGGGCCGCCGCGCGGTCGCGCTGCACGCCGAGCTCGGCGACGAGGCACAGGTCGCGCGGCTGCTGCCGGACTGTACTGCCGCCCTCGGGCGGCCGTCGTGCATCGTCAACAACGCGTCGCGCTTCGAGGAAGATACGGCACGCGACGTCGGCTACGATCTGCTGCTGAAGCTGACCGCGATGAATGTCGGCGCCCCGCTGGTGCTCGCGCGCATGCTTTACGACGCGACGCCCGATGCCGCGTTGCGCGACGAAAGCCAGCGCAGCGTGGTCATCAATGTGCTGGATCAGAAGCTGTACAACATGAACCCGGACTATCTGTCGTACACGCTGTCGAAGGCGGCGCTGCAGACCGCGACGGTCGCGCTCGCCCAGGCGCTCGCGCCGAAGGTCCGGGTGGTCGGGCTCGCGCCTGGCCTGACCATGCAATCGGGCGACCAGACCCAGCACGGGTTCGAGGCCGCCCACCGTATGACGCCTCTCGGCCGTGCGTCGCGGCCCGAGGATATCGTCGCCGCCGCGCTGTATCTCGCGGATGCAGCCGGCGTCACCGGAACGACGCTGGTGGTCGACGGCGGGCAGCATCTCGTGCCGCTGCCGCGCGACGTAATGTTTTTGACGGGCGCCTGA
- a CDS encoding dihydroneopterin aldolase, with amino-acid sequence MFAALSHPRLADCRRLFLRNYEVHINIGVHDFEKRGEQRVVINVELFVPLAMSTPVHDKLTEVVDYDFMRSTIAKRVSQGHIHLQETLCDDLVRVMLEHPQVRGARVSTEKPDVYPDCDAVGVEVFRIKED; translated from the coding sequence ATGTTTGCCGCTCTTTCGCACCCCCGGCTCGCCGATTGCCGCCGGCTGTTTCTGCGCAATTACGAAGTGCATATCAACATCGGCGTGCACGACTTCGAAAAGCGCGGCGAGCAGCGCGTCGTGATCAACGTCGAACTGTTCGTGCCGCTCGCGATGTCCACGCCGGTGCACGACAAGCTCACCGAAGTCGTCGACTACGATTTCATGCGCTCGACGATCGCCAAGCGCGTGTCGCAAGGCCATATTCATCTGCAGGAAACGCTGTGCGACGACCTCGTGCGCGTGATGCTCGAACATCCGCAGGTGCGCGGCGCGCGCGTGTCGACCGAGAAGCCGGACGTATATCCGGACTGCGATGCGGTCGGCGTCGAAGTCTTCCGCATCAAGGAGGACTGA
- the ttcA gene encoding tRNA 2-thiocytidine(32) synthetase TtcA, with protein MNAPEMLNAGNQAAEATTAPNAARAPKSPLTRREQKEAYENNKLFKRLARQVGQAIGDYNMIEDGDKVMVCLSGGKDSYAMLDILMRLRERAPINFDIVAVNLDQKQPGFPEHVLPEYLTQLDIPFHIENQDTYSIVKRLVPEGKTTCSLCSRLRRGILYRVAGELGATKIALGHHRDDILQTLLLNLFYGGKLKGMPPKLQSDDGKNIVIRPLAYVKETDLEKYAELREFPIIPCNLCGSQPNLKRAEMKALVRDWEKRFPGRIENMFNALSNVVPSHLMDHQLFPFAGLRATGEADPQGDIAFDEEPCSSGDEGAPLTGAKTIPLVQFDDL; from the coding sequence ATGAATGCACCGGAAATGCTGAACGCAGGCAACCAGGCCGCCGAGGCCACCACGGCCCCGAACGCCGCGCGCGCCCCGAAATCGCCGCTCACGCGCCGCGAGCAGAAAGAAGCGTACGAGAACAACAAGCTGTTCAAGCGCCTCGCGCGCCAGGTCGGCCAGGCGATCGGCGACTACAACATGATCGAGGACGGCGACAAGGTGATGGTGTGCCTGTCGGGCGGCAAAGACAGCTACGCGATGCTCGACATCCTGATGCGGCTGCGCGAGCGCGCCCCGATCAATTTCGACATCGTCGCGGTCAACCTCGACCAGAAGCAGCCGGGCTTCCCCGAGCACGTGCTGCCCGAGTATCTGACCCAGCTCGACATCCCGTTCCACATCGAGAACCAGGACACCTACAGCATCGTCAAGCGGCTCGTGCCGGAGGGCAAGACCACCTGCTCGCTGTGCTCGCGGCTGCGGCGCGGCATCCTGTATCGCGTCGCCGGCGAGCTCGGCGCGACCAAGATCGCGCTCGGCCATCATCGCGACGACATCCTGCAGACGCTGCTGCTGAATCTGTTCTACGGCGGCAAGCTGAAGGGCATGCCGCCCAAGCTGCAATCGGACGACGGCAAGAACATCGTGATCCGGCCGCTTGCCTACGTGAAGGAAACCGATCTGGAGAAGTACGCGGAGCTGCGCGAATTCCCAATCATTCCGTGCAATCTGTGCGGTAGCCAACCAAACCTGAAGCGCGCGGAAATGAAGGCGCTGGTCCGCGACTGGGAGAAGCGTTTCCCCGGCCGCATCGAGAACATGTTCAACGCGCTGTCGAACGTAGTGCCGTCGCATCTGATGGATCACCAGCTGTTTCCGTTCGCGGGGTTGCGCGCGACCGGCGAGGCCGACCCGCAAGGCGACATCGCGTTCGACGAAGAACCGTGCTCGAGCGGCGACGAAGGTGCACCGCTCACCGGCGCGAAGACTATTCCGCTGGTCCAGTTCGACGACCTGTAG